A single region of the Silene latifolia isolate original U9 population chromosome 8, ASM4854445v1, whole genome shotgun sequence genome encodes:
- the LOC141595550 gene encoding uncharacterized protein LOC141595550: MRQTVLEELEECIESLNHPYIIVGDFNQVEFGVDKQSKSTRTIQGAYEFSLWRIKNELVDIPFKGPRFTWCNNRKGDKRVYERIDRAMGSKDLLSIFPNTGIKHYPIQISDHAPFELDLHLTQNTNKKPYKIDAWVMEDEECMGIIRASWLTTVVGTAAYRVARKSAITRQNVKRWALDKRQRWNKKWDDFD; the protein is encoded by the coding sequence ATGCGGCAAACGGTCTTGGAGGAACTCGAAGAGTGTATTGAATCATTGAATCATCCATACATAATTGTGGGGGACTTCAATCAAGTAGAATTTGGGGTTGATAAACAAAGCAAAAGTACAAGGACTATTCAAGGAGCTTATGAATTTAGCTTATGGCGTATCAAGAATGAATTGGTAGACATTCCTTTTAAAGGACCAAGATTTACGTGGTGTAATAATAGAAAAGGGGATAAGCGTGTCTATGAAAGAATTGACCGCGCAATGGGATCTAAGGATTTGTTAAGCATCTTTCCGAATACGGGGATTAAACACTATCCAATTCAAATTTCGGACCACGCACCCTTCGAACTTGATCTACATCTTACtcaaaatacaaataaaaaacCGTACAAAATTGATGCTTGGGTGATGGAGGATGAAGAATGTATGGGCATAATAAGGGCATCATGGCTGACAACGGTGGTAGGAACAGCGGCTTATAGAGTTGCTAGGAAGTCGGCAATAACAAGGCAAAATGTTAAAAGGTGGGCTTTGGATAAGCGCCAAAGGTGGAACAAGAAATGGGATGATTTTGATTAG
- the LOC141595551 gene encoding uncharacterized protein LOC141595551 yields MERAISTGNDEKYSKYNEEVKEFSRAAAIFWKQRAKLKWMVEGDTCTKFFFNWVKGRAGRNFIMGLKEEDGTWVFDSEKIKQSFHSNFVKLFNPERSEQDVHHSQHLKELLNECYMRINNDDADWLQRPFTPKEVRCADATKAILSILNSGAILKELNRTFITLIPKCDNPEGVHDYRPISLCNVIMRIVSRCITNRLAKVMGYLIGDFQNAFLPGRQISDNILLAHEAMHKVNSHKKGKTGRFAFKADMSKAYDRVLFNGAPLQLFQPNCGLRQGDPLSPYLFVLCMEVLSKNVLKLQNNGTLKGITLAQGERQLTHLFFADDAVFFLHDKDGSVKAFNKLLRKYCKESGQIINEEKSGIIFSPSTKIRKARECMRNLKIKGNKGMGNWEANPHFISSIKSLKLLSIGIQGTGISDEGGTWKNDMIKELFSDENANKILAMPLCNSRKKDTVFWPYSSSGEYNVKSGYGILFSKFMELKGSEKDKERTEAEEKTFCRRKLWKLPGPAMWKILIWRIITDTLPVGVNFERRNFQLEIRCKLCGYEEQSTETMEHLFRDCEISKRLWACTELGIRASQTHRMHIRKWVMQWIIYLEKLEEGTSRIIRFMATLWCIWCVRNRIVFKGESFHPLLFLNLWIQEVRKADEALLVCNKDKVKKAQEAGGMGDKTGKWIRESKPFFAIGAQYNCECIRVMVDAGWKSKEKASLGWVAYTETGQLMAEKFKAIKAESALQAEALGLREVVLWAKEEGRWHVEVSTDCLPLIAFSAGSEKAHHMTKAILEDILALSGYFQCLSFSYIPRSSNKVAHSLAQKAMTS; encoded by the exons ATGGAGAGGGCTATTTCGACCGGCAATGATGAGAAATATAGTAAATACAATGAGGAGGTGAAGGAATTCTCAAGAGCAGCGGCTATCTTTTGGAAACAAAGAGCAAAGTTGAAATGGATGGTCGAGGGTGATACTTGCACGAAGTTCTTTTTCAATTGGGTTAAGGGGAGGGCAGGTAGGAATTTTATCATGGGTCTTAAAGAAGAAGATGGCACATGGGTTTTTGATTCAGAAAAGATAAAACAAAGCTTTCATTCAAACTTTGTGAAGCTTTTCAACCCGGAACGTAGTGAACAAGACGTGCACCACTCTCAACATTTGAAGGAACTACTTAATGAATGTTATATGAGGATCAATAATGATGATGCGGACTGGTTACAACGACCTTTCACGCCTAAGGAAGTGAGATGCGCG GATGCCACAAAGGCGATCCTCTCTATTCTTAACTCAGGTGCGATTCTCAAAGAGCTGAACAGAACTTTCATcactcttattcctaaatgtGATAATCCAGAAGGAGTTCATGACTATAGACCGATTAGTCTTTGTAATGTGATCATGAGAATTGTATCGCGATGCATCACAAATAGACTGGCAAAGGTGATGGGTTATCTGATAGGGGATTTCCAGAACGCCTTTCTTCCCGGAAGACAAATCTCGGATAATATCTTACTTGCTCATGAAGCCATGCACAAAGTCAATTCACACAAAAAGGGCAAGACTGGTCGGTTTGCTTTCAAGGCGGATATGAGTAAAGCTTATGATAGG GTACTTTTCAATGGAGCTCCACTTCAATTATTCCAGCCGAATTGTGGGCTTAGGCAAGGAGACCCCCTCTCTCCTTACCTGTTTGTGCTATGTATGGAGGTGTTGTCAAAAAATGTCTTAAAGTTACAAAACAATGGAACtttaaagggtataactttagcccaaggGGAAAGACAATTGACCCATTTATTTTTTGCGGATGATGCGGTGTTCTTTTTGCATGATAAGGATGGATCAGTGAAGGCTTTTAACAAACTATTAAGAAAGTACTGCAAGGAGTCAGGGCAAATTATCAATGAGGAGAAATCTGGGATTATTTTTAGCCCTAGTACCAAAATAAGGAAGGCAAGGGAGTGTATGAGGAATCTGAAAATTAAAGGAAATAAAGGTATGGGAAA CTGGGAGGCTAACCCTCATTTCATCAGTTCTATCAAATCTCTCAAATTACTGTCTATCGGTATTCAAGGTACCG GGATTTCAGACGAGGGTGGAACATGGAAGAATGACATGATAAAGGAGTTATTCTCGGATGAAAATGCTAACAAAATTCTTGCAATGCCTCTTTGCAATTCTAGAAAGAAGGATACGGTTTTTTGGCCGTATAGTAGTAGTGGTGAATATAACGTGAAAAGTGGGTATGGAATTCTATTCTCAAAATTTATGGAATTAAAAGGTTCAGAAAAGGATAAAGAAAGAACAGAGGCAGAGGAGAAGACCTTCTGCAGAAGGAAATTGTGGAAACTGCCGGGTCCTGCAATGTGGAAGATACTAATTTGGAGAATCATTACTGATACACTGCCTGTGGGAGTCAATTTTGAAAGGAGAAATTTTCAACTTGAGATAAGGTGCAAATTATGTGGATATGAAGAGCAAAGTACTGAAACAATGGAACACCTTTTCAGGGATTGTGAAATTTCAAAGCGGCTTTGGGCATGCACGGAGCTTGGCATTCGAGCATCACAAACACATAGGATGCATATTAGGAAATGGGTAATGCAGTGGATCATCTACCTAGAGAAACTTGAGGAGGGTACTAGTCGCATCATACGATTTATGGCTACATTATGGTGTATATGGTGTGTAAGGAATAGAATTGTATTCAAGGGGGAGAGCTTTCATCCGCTTCTTTTCCTAAACTTATGGATCCAGGAAGTACGAAAAGCGGATGAAGCTTTGCTTGTATGCAACAAGGACAAGGTGAAAAAGGCCCAAGAGGCAGGGGGAATGGGTGATAAAACGGGAAAGTGGATAAGGGAGAGTAAGCCTTTCTTTGCGATAGGTGCACAATACAATTGTGAGTGCATTAGAGTTATGGTTGATGCAGGATGGAAATCAAAGGAAAAGGCAAGCTTAGGATGGGTGGCGTACACTGAAACAGGTCAACTTATGGCGGAGAAGTTCAAGGCAATCAAAGCTGAATCAGCCCTGCAAGCGGAAGCTTTGGGATTACGCGAAGTAGTCCTTTGGGCTAAAGAGGAGGGGCGGTGGCATGTGGAAGTTTCGACTGACTGTCTACCTCTTATTGCTTTTTCTGCAGGTTCGGAGAAAGCTCATCACATGACTAAAGCGATACTTGAAGATATTCTGGCTCTTAGTGGATATTTTCAATGTCTATCCTTTAGTTATATTCCTAGGTCATCCAATAAGGTGGCTCATAGCCTTGCTCAGAAGGCTATGACCAGTTAG
- the LOC141597086 gene encoding F-box protein At4g22280-like → MKSISESCLDRISSLPDDVLGHVLSFLPTRFAVSTSLLSTRWRHLFTLTTCLSFEDEIVSGPKEKNEIIEAAQRFKEFTDKVLELHQISPIKKFSLVCTGTYDNSDLNRWVSNALKKGVQELHYEFSNMIDCMPDGFFTCETLVRLNFKRKGYVHNCIEIPLSPRLPKLKILHLGNIIFFDFNSMERLFSSCELLQKLTLECCRCDTDGHATYRTGLLKVLTIRRCFFDRGTFEIDAPNLAHLKYSLNTGVKIVPSWKNSCSAYDDFDAKADLPKYEHELLTAATSKATQLRFKMYTLELLFKLDEDEHMPEFPSLSSVQVRLYPYYVREYATRLIGKSPQLETVFFESCFLDCPNCSDYYTSENCCSECGHCSLLPSDIPQVPFSCHVQVIEVHKFCGHDSASRSLMEHLLTNASGLKTLIVHILSGCDLERDLEISKYLLMLPRASIDCHVEIKFGSGNITLTSIPGQR, encoded by the exons ATGAAATCGATAAGTGAGAGTTGTTTGGATAGGATCAGCAGTTTACCCGATGATGTACTTGGTCATGTGCTCTCGTTTCTGCCAACAAGGTTTGCTGTCAGTACAAGTCTTCTATCAACGAGATGGCGACACCTTTTCACATTGACAACTTGTCTTTCTTTTGAAGATGAAATAGTTTCTGGACCTAAGGAAAAAAATGAGATAATTGAAGCGGCTCAAAGGTTTAAGGAGTTTACTGATAAAGTTTTGGAATTGCACCAAATCTCACCCATCAAGAAGTTTAGTCTAGTGTGTACAGGCACCTATGATAATTCAGATTTGAATCGATGGGTTAGTAATGCGTTAAAAAAGGGTGTTCAAGAACTTCATTACGAGTTTTCTAATATGATCGACTGTATGCCTGATGGCTTTTTCACGTGTGAAACATTAGTGAGATTGAACTTCAAAAGAAAAGGTTATGTGCACAATTGCATTGAAATTCCTCTATCACCCAGGTTGCCAAAACTCAAGATTCTTCATCTGGGTAACAtcatcttctttgattttaattcGATGGAGAGATTGTTTTCTAGCTGTGAATTGCTTCAGAAATTGACTCTTGAATGTTGTCGGTGTGACACTGATGGTCATGCCACTTATCGCACTGGATTACTGAAAGTGCTTACAATAAGACGTTGCTTTTTTGACCGGGGTACATTTGAGATTGACGCCCCTAATTTGGCACACTTAAAGTACAGTTTAAATACTGGCGTGAAAATTGTTCCATCATGGAAAAACTCATGCAGTGCATATGATGATTTTGATGCTAAGGCAGATCTACCCAAGTATGAGCATGAGCTTCTAACAGCCGCTACCTCTAAAGCCACTCAATTACGCTTTAAAATGTACACTCTAGAG CTTCTTTTTAAACTCGATGAAGACGAGCATATGCCTGAGTTTCCTAGCTTGTCAAGTGTACAAGTCCGTCTCTATCCTTATTATGTGCGAGAATATGCGACACGCTTGATTGGCAAATCTCCTCAACTTGAAACTGTCTTCTTTGAATCG TGCTTTCTTGACTGTCCTAATTGTTCAGACTATTACACTTCGGAGAACTGCTGCAGCGAATGCGGCCACTGCTCGCTGTTACCGTCAGATATACCTCAAGTCCCTTTTTCATGTCACGTCCAAGTGATTGAAGTGCACAAATTTTGTGGGCATGATTCGGCTTCACGGTCACTTATGGAGCATCTTCTCACAAATGCGAGTGGCTTGAAGACGTTGATTGTCCATATACTCTCTGGTTGTGATTTGGAGAGGGATCTAGAGATCAGTAAGTACCTGTTGATGCTTCCAAGGGCTTCAATAGACTGCCATGTAGAAATCAAATTTGGTAGCGGAAACATCACCTTAACTTCTATTCCAGGTCAAAGATAG